One genomic window of Phycisphaerales bacterium includes the following:
- a CDS encoding uracil-DNA glycosylase, which translates to MSTDPRADAAAVRRVVAQDARAWGQLGVAWGVRSPGAALAAAPAEVVAPEPERIRSMPAAQETQPMPKADSSVEAKAPAATPKKRPAPSGSPREIAEHRLAEILEDYTRAAPHAATGTPHTTIVFGEGDPCARIMFVGEAPGADEDRLGRPFVGRAGQKLEQMIIAMGLKREDVYIANVLKVRPPNNATPTIEEAEASAPFLMRQIEVIDPEAIVALGLPSARLLTGQAMSMRELRGRWWPMATPSGKSFDVLPTYHPAYLLRNYTPDTRRKVWEDLKQVLERLELPVPAR; encoded by the coding sequence ATGTCCACCGACCCGCGCGCCGATGCCGCGGCCGTCCGCCGCGTGGTGGCCCAGGACGCCCGCGCCTGGGGCCAGCTCGGCGTCGCGTGGGGCGTGCGGAGTCCGGGTGCGGCCCTTGCTGCAGCCCCGGCCGAGGTCGTCGCACCCGAGCCCGAGCGGATTCGTTCGATGCCCGCCGCCCAGGAGACGCAACCGATGCCCAAGGCCGATTCGAGCGTCGAGGCCAAGGCCCCGGCGGCCACGCCCAAGAAGCGGCCCGCCCCGAGCGGCAGCCCCCGGGAGATCGCCGAGCACCGGCTGGCCGAGATCCTCGAGGACTACACCCGGGCCGCGCCGCACGCGGCCACCGGCACGCCGCACACGACCATCGTCTTCGGCGAGGGCGATCCGTGCGCCCGGATCATGTTCGTGGGCGAGGCGCCGGGGGCGGACGAAGACCGGTTGGGCCGGCCCTTTGTGGGTCGGGCCGGGCAGAAGCTCGAGCAGATGATCATCGCGATGGGCCTGAAGCGCGAGGACGTCTACATCGCCAACGTGCTGAAGGTCCGCCCGCCCAACAACGCGACGCCCACCATCGAAGAAGCCGAGGCGAGCGCCCCGTTCCTCATGCGGCAGATCGAGGTCATCGACCCCGAGGCCATCGTCGCCCTGGGCCTGCCCTCGGCCAGGCTCCTCACGGGCCAGGCGATGTCGATGCGCGAGCTGCGCGGCCGGTGGTGGCCGATGGCAACGCCCTCGGGCAAGAGCTTCGACGTGCTGCCGACGTACCACCCGGCCTACCTGCTGCGCAACTACACGCCCGACACCCGCCGCAAGGTGTGGGAGGACCTCAAGCAGGTGCTCGAACGGCTGGAACTCCCCGTGCCAGCGCGCTGA